A region from the Pseudomonas sp. KU26590 genome encodes:
- a CDS encoding SDR family oxidoreductase — translation MKKILITGAANGIGRATTIRAVEEGYYVICADKDADGLATLNEIYGQEHIETHVADFSLFNTLSSFIPRLYEQHESIYALINNAGIYHGKSVYLYSHEEIDEIINVDLKALIYLSKDFAEKEMKFESPRCIVNISSVAGEVGSCDALYGATKAAVIGLTKANAWNFAPFIRVNTVSPALIHDTAIYDTIPDYRRNEYARQEILKNPIMPAGVADVIIMLISDNARHLTGKLIPVDNGAYPR, via the coding sequence ATGAAGAAAATTCTTATCACGGGTGCAGCTAACGGTATTGGCCGGGCCACGACAATTCGTGCAGTTGAGGAAGGGTATTATGTCATCTGCGCGGACAAAGATGCAGATGGCCTGGCCACGTTGAACGAGATTTACGGTCAGGAACACATCGAAACACATGTAGCAGACTTTTCCCTGTTCAATACGTTGAGTTCGTTCATTCCTAGGCTGTACGAGCAGCACGAATCAATATACGCCTTAATCAACAACGCAGGCATATACCACGGTAAAAGTGTTTACCTCTACAGCCACGAGGAAATCGACGAAATAATTAACGTAGATCTCAAAGCTTTGATTTATCTCTCCAAGGATTTCGCTGAGAAAGAGATGAAATTTGAATCGCCGAGGTGTATTGTAAATATTTCATCTGTTGCAGGGGAGGTAGGTAGTTGCGATGCTTTATATGGTGCGACCAAGGCAGCAGTAATAGGTTTAACCAAAGCCAACGCGTGGAACTTCGCGCCTTTCATCCGTGTCAACACCGTCTCCCCTGCGCTAATTCATGATACTGCAATTTATGATACTATCCCGGACTATCGGCGCAATGAGTATGCAAGGCAGGAAATACTTAAGAACCCTATCATGCCGGCAGGCGTGGCAGACGTTATTATTATGCTTATCTCAGACAACGCGCGGCATTTGACAGGAAAGCTGATACCTGTCGACAACGGAGCGTACCCAAGATGA